AcgtattaaaacattaaaattgtgAATAAAACACTCATACATTGATTGATAAACGGCGTAGCGGCACTTTTGAACTTTTTAGAAATTTAGTGAACTTTCCCACTCCAATAATGTTCATTGTGGTAGCTAGTAATCCTATCTTAATCGAATTTAGACAAATCGGTCCATAGGACTTTTCAAATAGATGCGTCTTCCAAATCTGTATTTAATATGAATCTACAGAATGTAACTTTATAGAAAAACTTGCACATGAATATGAAGGTAGGGATAGAATCCTTCATTACGCACTGTAGACCACGCTTTATACTGTGTTGCAGAGAGTCGTACGGCGACGGGTGTTTGTCGATATTTTTGGTTCATCGAGAAATTATTGCTGGCTAATTCTTCGTAATCAACAACATGGACTGGGGTCTTCTAGCATTAGTTGGTAGACTCTGAACAATACCAGTTTCTTGGATTTTTGATGAAGTTGCTATTTAACCGTTTTTAAAATTCAGAAGAAaaattgatacttttttttaattaaccttGGATGTTACAGTTTTGACTTTTTTTggctaaaaaaaaaaacataataattcaaaGGTGGTCTAATTTTACATACTGTATATGGggttaaaattataacaaatagtAACCCCTATCACCTCCTAAAGGAAATAGGTTGATTTAGCAATCGTGCTGTATTTGTGACGGTTATTGGATCTCCTGGCTCCTGGTGTTGCAAATGTCCAGTAAACTCACTAGTTGTCATCACGTAAGTCTCCTGCCAGTTTGTctactgttataatataatatagtaaataacTAACAGGTACGTTTAATAAAGAAGACTATCGCTAGCTTggaaattaaactaaatcaaatttttgttttaatgtatATTACAGTGCGAATATTATTTACATCAGTACGTCAGTAGTTTCAGTAGATGCGAGCGTAGGGAGTTGCGTATGAGATGTGAGAGAGACGGGCTACGGGTGAGGTGTAGGTGATAGCGGGGTGGACCAGTGGACCCCGAGTGATGCTGACGTGGCCGATGGTGGACAGCGGGCTGACGAGGGCGACAGAGCGCTTCTTCAAGAGGTGAGCGCCGGTGAGAGCCTTGGCGGTGTAGTGAGCCGCTCGGTCCAGGTTGACGTCGAGAGTGTCGAGGGGCCTGCCGTCAGCAGCCAGGATGTCGGCGGGCTGGCCGGGCGCCAAGGACAGGGGTCCCCGGTAGTTGTACGGCTGAAGCAGGGGCGTGGAGTAGGCCAGGGGGGCGACGAGTGAAGCGTAGGGGGTGATGAGTGCTGACCGTTTCTTCAGGAGGTGCACGCCGCCGTCCAGAGCCTTGGTGGTCAAGTGCGCCGCGCGGTCCAGGTTGACGTCGAGGGTGTCGAGAGGGCGGCCGTCGGAGCCCAGGATGGTGGCGGGCTGACCTGGAGCGAGTGAGAGAGGTCCTCTGTAGATGGAGGGCTGGTAGAAGGGCGCGGCGTACGCTATCGGGGACAGCCACTGGGCAGAAGCCGCCGCCAGCACACAGGATAACACCACCAGCTTCATCATTGTGACAGGTTGGTCTGTGTTACTCTCGAGATCACACTGATGCCGACTGATAAGTGCAATCGTCTTTTATACTTGCATCATATCGCTAATGAAGGGCGTCACCGGAATACATCGTTGACCATGACAGGACTACTTTTGTCTCAGTGTGACAGTTTCATTATGTATCGGCcacttttaaaactttatcttgAGTTATATTTACGAGCTTATTAAATTACTGCACTAATAATATCTTTTGCACATATTTTATGGGTTGAGTTAATtagcaatattattttaatctagTTTACATTAGAGAATTATCATATTTCACAGTGTATTAGAAGTGCGTTTTAAAGGTTCTATACTCGAAGTGAAGGAAACTCTATTATTTTACTGTTACTCTTCTTTCCGTCCGTATTTTTCTAGTAGCATATATACCAAAACAGTATATATCCAGGGTGGTTTGATAAGggtggtgatggccaagtcggaaactacgagacttagaggaaaTTCGTggaaggagtcatgccctcgattaaTAAGAAACCAATTACTGCATATGTACTAGTAGTActagtttttaaaatttcttgaacttttgacggataTCGACCCGAatgaatattcaaaaaaattacagactgtattattgaaccaatggaTTCTGTTGTTGATAAGGATCAATTGAAAAGAGCAGGTGAGACCTGCATCTGTGAGAAATCTGTTAACTTTGAATGGATCTTGCGATCTAGTACCAAGTGTACGTATTCTAAAATTTTATCTTGCAACATTTTCGGAGTGTTGAGCAAATTTCGAATAATTTTATAGAACGCAGTCATGTCTTATACAAGTTCCATATATTTAGTAGATACAAATACGGAGAAacgtataaaaattataaatacatacttttaaatttaaatgttgaattaaatgctaaaaattaataaaaatgaagttgtgaaaaaacaaaaatcaaatatttttaaatatgtattgtttaataaaaaactaattgCTATATAAATAACTCtccatatttaaatatgattctCAACGGTTTACACGATTTAAATTTAGTGCTTATACTATACTTTTAGAAATTAATTACTACTTAGCGTGCATTAAACAACATAATCGTGCAATTAATATATGAGAAAAAACTTGTAAAAATAACCGCTGGTAATATTATGTAAGGTCAAGTCGCGCATCGtctttacaaattaataattcatgAGAAATCTCGGATGTTCGTTCGTCACTTGAACGTAATGTTCGGTGACCCAAATGTCGACTTCTAGCACGTGTATCTATTTCTACAGCTTTTTGTTGCGAGCTCGGTGCTGCGAACAATAACTTCCACGTTTTTCATTTGTGACGTTGATTGTATTTTAGTTCAAAGGCTTGTCGTCTGTCTTACATATCAACAacattttgtttacattaaGCTAAGCGTGGTGGCGTAAAAGGTTATCTGTTGACTCACCATGGAGCCTCCGGTTCGATACTCGCCCTCCACGTACCAATGTGGCTTATATCAGTTTTAGAATTCTTATTAATGCTGATTCGGCTCCTCTAATCTTATAATTACTTGAAATTGTAAAAGATAGAAATACAGAAATATATATCTAAGTATctgttactattttatttataatatttttttaatttaatgaataatgCTGTATTTAGACCATCGAGCATATAGCTTAAGACTTCCATGGTCCcagccatgattacgatatcgtctgcgaatcgaaggtgagtgatgtattcgccattgatattgatgcccagccCGTACCAGTCCaaaagcttaaagacatcttccaatgcAGCGGTGAGCAGCTTCGGCGATATAACATCGCCTTgactgactccccgctgcagtcagATAGGCTTGGAGAACTAATCCTGgcgacggactgacatggttgcgtttccatacaaacactcCAACCCTTCGATATACCCATAATCAATGGCACCGCCCATATCTCGAACGAAACACTTTCTGATAGTTAACAAACACGAAGCATATTGGCTGGTTATACTCATCCGTCTTCAGCAATACATCTGTAATACCGCATCGTATTTGTGTGGACtaaatacagcttcccaaggagtaggaggagagaacatggacaagacgaagattaTTTCTAATAGCCATGTACTCCCATAACAGTTGGTAACTGTACTCTCGAATTTGTTGACGAGTACAGTATCCAGTTTGATGGAAAAACATTCCAGTTAGGCAAGTCAAATTTCGTGAAAGAATCCACCAGTGTCTAAAGACGAATGTTTTTAACCactgttgccagtgatgacggTAGACAAgtgtggtcgctaactatgggcctaatgagaaagctcatggccGCTCAGTGAGCAatgaagagggctatgctcggaacTTCGCTGCGAGATCAAATTAGAAACGAGATCAGTGGcaaggcacatagctcgacggacagattgccGTTGGGGCAGCATAGTACTCGAATGGCGGCAACTTCCCGGAAGACGCAGTGGTAGgcccccaacaagatggaccgatgatctagtTAAGATCACTGGaatgcgttggatgagggcagcgcaaaaCCGATCGTCGTAGGATCATTGGGGGAGCAATTTGTCCAGCCGtgggcgtcttccggctgatatgatgatgataatgatgaagttaataattatttaaatattacgaaTTCCGAATCGTTTCGGAATTCGGCAAGTTAACATGTCCAGAAGATGCttcgtatagaggcgaaacacgtatccAACGGAtgaaagacaaatattagtggaattaacactcaagaaataCTCATAACATTTGGAAAATTACAAAAGAGGTTTTAGTAattatctactaatattattgtaaaatttcagTTTTGTTCAATTCAGATGTGTTGCAGCTgtatcttttgaaaataattatcaatgaaaaaacaaacaaataaaaaacacatacttatttttttttaaagataacatTTAAGGATATCAGCGCCAGTGAAAGCGCGGGTTAAAGCAGTTATTAAATAActtagatattatttaatacatattttatgttggTGGCGGTTCTTTTTGTGTAATGCCCACCTCGATCCTTATTCTAGatcaaacccaaaaattctaacctaaaaaatcgtttatcaacaaagaaataaatattttgattcgaTTGTAGCAGCGTATGGAGTATTTAAACACCTACTtacgcttcttctctctcagagcgccatttgtttccgaagcggtgatCAATTTTGTCGTGTTGTATAACGAACgacctaaaaaaaatatatatctcttAGTAAGGGCGTCTTACTTTGGCTTCTTT
This genomic interval from Leptidea sinapis chromosome 20, ilLepSina1.1, whole genome shotgun sequence contains the following:
- the LOC126970197 gene encoding uncharacterized protein LOC126970197, with the protein product MMKLVVLSCVLAAASAQWLSPIAYAAPFYQPSIYRGPLSLAPGQPATILGSDGRPLDTLDVNLDRAAHLTTKALDGGVHLLKKRSALITPYASLVAPLAYSTPLLQPYNYRGPLSLAPGQPADILAADGRPLDTLDVNLDRAAHYTAKALTGAHLLKKRSVALVSPLSTIGHVSITRGPLVHPAITYTSPVARLSHISYATPYARIY